The region AGAATTTCAGAGATAGATTGGTAACTGACTCCTCGTTTTACCCCTACGATACCAGTTTCATAATCCACATAAGGACGCAATCCCTGCAAGTAGACTAAACGTTGTAGAAAAGGCAGCCCATTCAATGCTGATAATTCCTTATTGTTAATTGTTAAATAATCCATTGCACATCCGTTTTTTAATTCGCCAAATTTCTAATATTGTGATATCTTTTTTAATATTCTTGTCGTTTTAACACAATACGTGCAAAATAATATTGAATTTAACACATATAGAAATATAGTCAATTTATTTTTCCATAATGAGAGAAAATAATAAAAATGAATATAAAAGAAAAAATTGGCCAGAGAATTATGGAAGAGCGGAAAGCTAAAGGCTTAACTAGAAAAGCTTTAGCTGAACTCACAGATGATCTTAAGCAGTCACGTATTAATAATTGGGAGCATGGGGCAAGAACCCCGGGGCCGGAGGAAATTAGGCAATTAGCCAAGGTACTTGAAGTTGAGCCTGCATATCTTATGTGCTTAACAGATATTAAGCATATACAGATACCTAAAACACATGTTGGTGCTTTAATTCCTTTATTAAAGAAAGAAAAGATTTCTCAAGTTAAAAGGTATATTGATGATTTAAAAGATCAAGAAGGGCAGGTTGATCAAGAATTTATTCCAATTAGTAACAAATTAGCTGAAACGGTAGGAAAGTATGCTTTTGCATTGCAGGTGTTTGATGAAAGCATGGAACCAGAGTTAAAGATTGGAGATATTTTGATTGTGGACCCAGATGTAGAACCGAAACCAGGTAATTTCGTTGTGGCTCAACTTGATGGTGAAGAAATTTTTATCCGGCGTTTTAAGCAATTAACAACCTTTAAATCTTTAAGCAGATTTGAGTTATTAGCAATTAATATGCATTGGGCAACAATACAAATAACAGAAGAGATCCCATGTAGGATATTAGGTACAGTAGTCAATTTGAATAGATCATTAATCTAGATTTATCAGTGTCTAAATAAGGTATACCTTAATTGGACATCAGAATAATAAGCAAATCACTGTCAGAAAAATATGGTTTCACTATTTACTGACATTTTTAGTAGAAAGTCATGGAATTCAACCTGACAAATTAATTGGATTAATATGCTTGGAAAAAAATTAGGTTATGTTCGTGTTAGTAGTTTTGATCAAAACCCTGAGCGGCAATTAGAAGGCTTACAGTTAGATAAATTATTTATAGACAAGGCTTCAGGCAAAGATACCAATCGTCCGCAACTTGAAGCGCTTATCGCTTATGCTCGTGATGGTGATACAGTTTATGTCCATAGCATGGATAGACTTGCTAGAAATCTTATTGATTTAAGAAAGCTAGTGAATCAATTTACAAAGAGTGAAGTTAAGGTTGAATTTATCAAGGAAAAATTAACCTTTAGTAGCGATAATTCTCCAATGGCTATTTTGTTACTTTCTGTTATGGGTGCTTTTGCAGAGTTTGAAAGGGCATTGATTAAGGAAAGGCAGCGTGAGGGCATTGAACTGGCTAAAAAGCGTGGTGCTTACGCTGGACGAAAAAAAGTGCTTACGGCTGACCAAGCCCTTAGCCTTAGAGAAAGGATAAAAGCAGGGGAGAAAAAAGTAGCGCTTGCTCGGGAACTAGGTATCAGTAGAGAAACTCTTTACCAGTATCTAAGATTAGGAAACTCTTAATATGATTTGGGAGGAGCTTAAAGAAATAGGGCAAATAGAAGTTGATGGTGAATGCTTTTCTTTGATCCATTTAAGAGATAAAAAATATAATTTTCTTATTGAAAGTCAACCTGGTTATTCGGAACTATCATTTGATCTCCTGGTGCAATATAGCAGCCACTGTGTAAGTTATGGTCAAAAGCATAATGAAGAGAGTATAACAGCTCATCTCTTTGATCATCGAAACAACCCTCGGTCATTTTGTAAACACCGCTATAACCTTTCTCAGCAGTTACCAGAAATCTTTAATAATATTTTAACTAAAGTCTTTTATTTCACAGGGCATGATAATTGGCTTTTAATAGAAATCATTGATGAAAATGGCTTAAAGTCAGATTATGAAATATTTTTCAGACTGC is a window of Legionella busanensis DNA encoding:
- a CDS encoding helix-turn-helix domain-containing protein; translation: MNIKEKIGQRIMEERKAKGLTRKALAELTDDLKQSRINNWEHGARTPGPEEIRQLAKVLEVEPAYLMCLTDIKHIQIPKTHVGALIPLLKKEKISQVKRYIDDLKDQEGQVDQEFIPISNKLAETVGKYAFALQVFDESMEPELKIGDILIVDPDVEPKPGNFVVAQLDGEEIFIRRFKQLTTFKSLSRFELLAINMHWATIQITEEIPCRILGTVVNLNRSLI
- a CDS encoding recombinase family protein; this encodes MLGKKLGYVRVSSFDQNPERQLEGLQLDKLFIDKASGKDTNRPQLEALIAYARDGDTVYVHSMDRLARNLIDLRKLVNQFTKSEVKVEFIKEKLTFSSDNSPMAILLLSVMGAFAEFERALIKERQREGIELAKKRGAYAGRKKVLTADQALSLRERIKAGEKKVALARELGISRETLYQYLRLGNS